Within the Pseudomonas putida genome, the region TTGATGTCACAGCGCCGCGAGCAGACCCAACCCCCGTAACGGCAGCGATTCACCTCGCCTTTCGGATCAGGGTGATAGGCCAGACCACCTTTCCAAGAAGGTGAACCACGCAGCTTGAGACCGCAGCCCCGGCACACGGCCTGGGTATCAGTGCAGTTATGCATTTGGTGATCCTCAGGACCGCATTGGCCAGGAGCCAGCCGCGGGTGACCAAACCCACCGTGAAAGGTGGCCTGGCGCCTGCCAATGCGGTCGATGTGAAGGGAAGGGAGGTGTGGTGTTGCAGAAGGGCTACTAAAGGGGGCCGGCGGTGGAGTCTTAGTCCGAGCCGCCGGCAAGGAGAATTACTACTCTACGGTGCAAATCCAGCGGTGGTTTTGTCGGTATGGAGCTCTGGTAAATGCAACGTCTGTTACTAGAGTCATGCCGCGCTCTTGAAGGGCTTCGGCAAGTTGAGCGAGTGTCTCTGCTTCGATAGTCATTGCTGTTACCTCGTCAGATTTACTGCGTTCATAATTCCTGACCAAGCAGGCAACTAGCAGATTCAATTTTTTTGACTGCTTCAGAGCTGCACTGGAGTGTGATCTGGTATTGGGCGCCCCGTCTCCGCGTTTCGGCTCATCCATCTAGACGCTTGGGTTTCAGCGGCCACGCCTCACAGATCACACTCCGATGCACCCTGCGATGGGGCAGGGGATCGGGCCGTCTTTACGGCTGTCACGGGTCAGCGGTGTATCAACGAGAGGCTGCTGATAATGCACATCGACCCATCTTCAGCCGGTGTGGCATCCGTGTAATCGACTTGGTTGTAAACGCCGCCGTGGAAATCCAGCACCGATGAGCGCCAGGAACTGAATAGCACGCCGCATTGGATGACTCTCCGCCGCGACGTACGAGAATTCCTACGCATCCCTGCCAATGATATTGTAGGGCCACAGCAGGCATTCCTACAGGCACCGACACACAGCATGGATGTTTATCTCGACTCTTCCTCCGTTAAAGCTCGCACAGCCCACTCCAACCCCCCGTGGTCCAGTGACGAACTGATACTTGCTCTAGATCTTTACCTGCGGCACCGTCCTTCTCTGCCCTCACCAAAACACCCAGACGTTCAAGAGCTTTCTTTGTTCCTTGGCAAGATGGGTAAGGCCCTGGGTATAGGCCCTGTTACAAACTTCCGTAATGCCAATGGCGTGTGCATGAAGCTCGGCAATTTCAGGCAATGGGATCCGGACTACACCAGCGCTGGCAAAACTGGCCTGGTGAAGGGCAACAAAGGTGAGGCGGTGGTATGGAATGATTACGCCGAGGCGCCCGAGCGTTTAGCTAAGGTTGTCAATGCCATCAGAGTTGCTGTAGAGCATCACCTATCTAGCGCAATCGCAGATCAGGCCTTGGGCGGCGGCGATGAGCCTGAGATCCAGGAGGCGGAGGAGGGTAAGGTGCTGACGAGGTTACATCGGTGCCGTGAGAGAGACCGAAGGCTGGTGGCAAGTAAGAAAAAGCAGGCGATGGCGAAGTTTGGAAAGCTGGTGTGTGAAGCCTGTGGCTTTGACTTCGCTACTCGATACGGTGACGTCGGAGAAGGGCTTATCGACGTGCATCATACGAAGCCTGTCCATACCCTCCAACCCGGTGACAAGACGCACCTCAATGACTTGGCATTGTTATGCGCGAACTGTCATAGGGTCGTCCACTCAACCAAAGGGTGGCTTGAAATCGATCAGCTCAAAGCTGCGTTGGCAAGCGGTAAGATGTAGCGAGGCTATAACCCAGCTCGATGGTGAACATCGTGCGACGCCTCGAGCCGCTCTGGTCGCCTTTGTATTTCGCCGTCGTAATGAGAAATTCTTCGAAACCGTTTCAACTCGAACTGGCCCCTTCCAAGAGGCCAGTAGCGACACTGGGATATCTACCGCTTCATCCCAACTCGGCATCGTCGAGCAGCGCCTTTGCCAGTGCACTCAGGTAGCGGGATGCCCAGATCAATTGCGGGTTTTCTTCCATGAGGCAGGTAAAGGTCAAACCCCCGCACACAGCCCATTAATTCTGAGGCTTGCTCCGTTGCATTCTGGTAGGGGATGCCAGGTGCGATGCAGAACAGCGGTTCGGTTCGACCTTCTGTCTGGTAGAACATGGTTTTGCCCGGTGTGGTTTTCTCAGTAGTGCTGTCTTTTGGCATGGCTTGTTTCCCTGAAAGTCCGGGGGCCTGGGCTGGCCCTATCGCCGGTAAGCCGGGCCCTCACAGATTTCACCGGGTACCTAAGGGCCGTTTACAACCTCAGGGGCAGTGCCGTGGGGGAACGTTTCCCTTCGAAAGAGCCAGGCCAGACTTGACGTGATGCCGCTTAGTGCAGCGTTCCTTTCTCAGTCGGCATCTGCACCTGCGCCAATGCAACCTCAAGCAATTTGCGCAAGGTTTCGAGCTCGTGCATGGAGGTCATGATCAACAAGGAGGACGGCGACTTGGGTTGCATCATCATCGCCTGCTGCGCCACGGCTTCGGCGCACAGTGCGTAATCTGCAGCCAGCATCAGCGTATCTTCGAGGGTGTGGAGGTGGTGGGGTGGATCAGGGACGATTTTTAACATCGGACTGTGTTCTCTGTGGGGCCGCCGCCAATCCGCTGTCAAACGCAAAGGTGGCAGCTGTGCATGGGTTGACAGACCGGCGAACACAGAAACCGGCGCACGCACGCGTGCCCCATACACAACCGCCATGAACGGTAATGCCCTGTATATCGTCGCGGCCTGTCAAAGCCGGTCGTTGATGTGCAACGACTGGCCGAGACTAGGACGCTGATAAACCGACCGCAACGAAAAACAGGCGGCGGCAGTATCTTTGGGAAATGCCCTACAGGAAAGGGGTTCAATCTGATTTTTTCAGCGCTCACCTGTAACTGCTGGTAACGCGCAGGCAGCCGAAAACGTTGCCTCAGCTAGTCGGGTCTTGCCCCAACACCTTGCTCAACGCCACACGCGCATCTTCAAGCTGCACCAGCGAAGCATGCCTTGCACCCAGTGCGTCGCCGTTCTGGATAGCCGTGAGAATCGCTTTGTGCCGGGGCAGGGCGAGTTGGTCGAAGTTTGGCCGCTGGTTGGAATAGCGCACCGATTCGCGCAGGGCCATCGACAACATGTTGCACAGGTAGGCCAGCAGGTCGTTGTGGGTGGCGTCGGCGATGCGGGCGTGGAAGTCCAGGTCGGGTTGCAGGCGCTCTTCATGGGTGCGCGCCGCTTCCATGCGCTGGTAGGCCTCGCCGATCGACGCGACATCCTCGGGGCTGGCGTTGGTGGCGGCCAGCGCGGCGGCGGCCGGTTCGATGACCCAGCGCACGCTGGACAGGGTATTGAAAAAGTCCTTTTGAGGGGTGGCCTGCATCAGCCAGTGCAGCACGTCGGGGTCGAGCATGTGCCAGTCATGGCGGGGCCGCACCAGCGTGCCGACCCGCGGCCGCGCTTCGACCAGGCCCTTGGCGGTCAGGGCGCGCATCGCTTCGCGGAATACCGGCCGGCTGATCGCGTAGCTTTCGCACAGGCTGGCCTCGGAGGGCAGCTTTTGCCCGGGTGCGAGTTGGCCGGATACGATTTGCAGGCCGAGGTCCTGGACCAGGGTGGCGTGCATGCTTTTGCGCGTGGTGGGCTGGCGGTAGTTCATGGGGGGCGCGGGAGGTCCTTCGAGCGGGGTGGGCATCATAGCATTAGTGGTCGAGGGGCGGCCTGTGGGGCGGGGCTGGGCGGGGTGATTTGTCAGTGGGAAGTGTTGCGGTAAAGGGCGTGGGCTTCGCCCTCAAGCGGTACACCGCCGCTACTGCGCGGCGGTGTTGCGGGTTGGTCAGTGCGAATGCTTGGGCACCGCAGCGCCACGGCAGCCAACCAGGAAGTCGAAATCGCAACCTTCGTCAGCCTGCATCACATGGTCCAGATACAGCTTCGCATAACCGCCACTGATCAACTGGGGTGGCGCTTGCAGGTCGGCCAGGCGGCCAGCCAGTTCTTCGGCGCTGATGTCCAGGTGCAGCCGGCCTTCCTTGCAGTCCAGCTCGATCCAGTCACCTTCGCGCACGGCTGCCAATGGCCCGCCCGCAGCAGCCTCGGGTGCCACGTGCAGCACCACGGTGCCGTAGGCAGTACCACTCATGCGGGCGTCGGAAATGCGCACCATGTCGGTCACGCCCTGGGCCAGCAGCTTGGCCGGCAGGCCCATGTTGCCCACCTCGGCCATGCCCGGGTAACCCTTGGGCCCGCAGTACTTCATCACCAGCACCGAATTGGCGTCCACATCCAACTCGGGGTCGTTGATGCGTGCTTTGTAGTCCTCGAAGTTCTCGAACACCACGGCGCGGCCGCGGTGCTGCATCAGCGCTGGTGTGGCGGCTGAGGGCTTGAGCACCGCACCCTTTGGCGCCAGGTTGCCGCGCAGGATGCAGATGCCGCCATCGGCTACCAGTGGTTTATCGAGCGGGCGGATGACTTCTTCGTCATACAGCGGCGCGGCCAGGCAGTTGTCCCACAGGCTTTTGCCGTTGGCGGTCAATGCGGTGGGATTGGGCAGCAGGCCATGCTCGCCCAGGCGGCGGATGACAGCGGGCAGGCCGCCGGCGTAGTAGAACTCTTCCATCAGGAAGCGGCCCGAGGGCTGCAAGTCGACCAAGGTCGGTGTGCCGCGGCCGACGCGGGTCCAGTCTTCCAGTTGTAGGTCTACGCCAATGCGCCCGGCAATGGCCTTGAGGTGGATCACTGCGTTGGTCGAACCACCGATGGCGGCGTTGACGCGGATGGCGTTCTCGAAGGCTTCGCGGGTGAGGATCTTCGACAGGCGCAGGTCTTCGCGGACCATGTCGACAATGCGCATGCCCGACAGGTGGGCCAGAACATAGCGGCGGGCATCCACCGCGGGGATGGCGGCGTTGTGCGGCAGCGAGGTGCCCAGCGCTTCGGCCATGCAGGCCATGGTCGACGCGGTGCCCATGGTGTTGCAGGTGCCTGCCGAGCGCGACATGCCGGCCTCGGCGGAGAGGAATTCGTTGAGGTCGATCTGGCCGGCCTTATAGGCCTCGTGCATCTGCCAGACGATGGTGCCGGCGCCAATGTCCTTGCCTTTGTGCTTGCCGTTGAGCATCGGCCCGCCGGTGACCACGATCGCTGGCACATCGCAGCTGGCGGCGCCCATCAGCAGTGCCGGGGTGGTCTTGTCGCAGCCAGTCAGCAGCACCACGGCGTCCACCGGGTTGCCACGGATCGCTTCTTCCACATCCATGCTCGCCAGGTTGCGCGTCAGCATGGCGGTGGGGCGCAGGTTGGACTCGCCGCTGGAAAACACCGGGAACTCCACCGGGAAGCCACCCGCCTCCAGCACGCCTTTTTTGACGTGCTCGGCAATCTTGCGGAAGTGGGCGTTGCACGGGGTCAGCTCCGACCAGGTGTTGCAGATGCCGATGATCGGCTTGCCCTGGAATTCGTGGTCCGGGATGCCTTGGTTCTTCATCCAGCTGCGGTACATGAAGCCGTTTTTGTCGGCGGTACCAAACCATTGGGCGGAGCGCAGGGGGCGGTTGTTGTCAGACATAAGCGGAACACCTAATTAGTATTACTATTTGTCGTTGTGATGCTGACTCTACCGCCTGAAAAGGCATATGTGAAGGGTTGTTGTTTTAAATAGTAATACTATATTATCGATTTGCCAGGTTAGCGGTCTGCCAAAAAGCCCCGGCCAGGTGCTGTGCCCATTACAAGAACAATTGGAGACATCGCCATGATTCAGGAGCAGCGGCTCGTCCGCCTGATCACACTGAAACTCATCCCTTTTCTGGTTCTGCTTTACCTGGTGGCCTATGTCGATCGCTCGGCAGTAGGCTTTGCCAAGCTGCACATGGGCGCCGACATTGGCCTGGGTGACGCGGCCTATGGCCTTGGCGCCGGGCTATTTTTCATCGGTTATTTTCTTTTCGAAGTGCCGAGCAACCTGTTGCTCGACCGCTTCGGCGCGCGTCGCTGGTTCGCCCGCATCCTGGTGACCTGGGGCGCGATTACCGTAGGCATGGCGTTTGTCACCGGGCCCAACGGTTTCTACGTGATGCGCTTCTTGCTGGGGGCCGCCGAGGCGGGCTTCTTCCCGGGGGTGCTGTACTACATCACCCAGTGGTACCCGGTGCGCCATCGCGGCAAGATCCTCGGTTTCTTCATTCTCTCGCAGCCGCTTGCCATGCTGATCACCGGGCCGCTTTCGGGCGCGCTGCTGGGGCTTGAGGGCAGTTATGGCCTGCATGGCTGGCAGTGGTTGTTCATCTGTATCGGTACCCCGGCAATGCTGCTGGCCTGGCCCACCTTACGCCTGCTGCCGGACGGCCCTGCCAAGGTGCGCTGGCTCAGCGACGAGCAGCGCAACTGGTTGCAGGAGCAGTTGGCCAACGACCTGCGCGAGTTTGGCCAGACCCGCCATGGCAACCCGCTGCATGCCCTGAAAGACAGCCGGGTGCTTTTGCTGGCGCTGTTCTACCTGCCGATGACCCTGAGCATCTATGGCCTGGGCCTTTGGCTGCCAACGCTGATCCATCAGTTTGGCGGCAGTGACCTGGTCACCGGTTTCGTCTCGGCGGTGCCTTACCTGTTCGGCATCATCGGGCTGTTGATCGTGCCGCGTAGCTCCGACCGCCTGAACGACCGCTATGGCCATCTGGGCCTGCTGTACGCCTTGGGTGCAATCGGCCTGTTCTTCAGCGCCTGGCTGACGGTGCCGGTGCTGCAGTTGGCCGCGCTGTGCCTGGTGGCGTTCGCGCTGTTCTCCTGCACGGCCATCTTCTGGACGCTGCCGGGGCGGTTCTTCTCCGGTGCCAGCGCGGCTGCGGGCATCGCCTTGATCAACTCGATCGGCAACCTCGGCGGCTACCTGGGCCCGTTCGGCATCGGCGCGCTGAAGGAGTACACCGGGCAACTGTCGTCGGGCCTGTACTTCCTGGCGCTGGTCATGCTGTGCGGGGTGCTGCTCACGGGCGTGGTCTACAACCGCCTGGAGCGCCGCCAGCGCCTGGCTTCCTCACGGGCGGCCGAAGCCTCCCGCTAACCTTTGCAACCGACAAGCGAGCACAAGCATGCGACTGATCCAATTCGAAACCGCCGCCGGCGCGCGCCACGTGGGCGTGGTGGAAGGCGAGTACGCCCTTGAAGTACTTGGCGCCAGCAGCACCCGTGAACTGGCTCTGCAGGCCATCGCCGCGGGCCGTGACCTGGCCAGCGAAGTGCGGGCCGCCGGGCTCGGTGAGCGCCATGACTACCTGGCACTGCTGGCCGAAGGCCGCGTACTGCCACCGCTGGACCACCCGGACCCGGCCCACTGCCTGGTGACCGGCACCGGCCTGACCCACCTGGGAAGCGCCGCCACCCGCGACAAGATGCACCAGCAGCAAGCCGAAGGCGCCGTCACCGACAGCATGCGCATGTTCCAGTGGGGCCTGGAGGGCGGTCGGCCGGCAGCGGGCGAGGAGGGCGCGCAGCCTGAGTGGTTCTACAAGGGCGACGGCGGCATCGTCGTGCGCCCCGGTGCCGACCTGCCGCTGCCGGCTTTTGCCGAAGATGCTGGCGAAGAGCCGGAGCTGGTCGGGCTGTACCTGATCGGACCCGACGGCACGCCATACCGCCTCGGCTACGCCTTGGGCAACGAGTTTTCCGACCATGTGATGGAGCGGCGCAACTACCTGTACCTGGCGCATTCCAAGCTGCGCGCCTGCAGCTTCGGCCCGGAGCTGCGCCTGGGAGCATTGCCGGCTCACCTTGAAGGCACCAGCCGCATCCTGCGCGATGGCCAGGTGCTGTGGAGCAAGCCGTTCCTGTCGGGTGAGCAGAACATGTGCCACAGCTTCGAGAACCTTGAGTTTCACCACTTCAAGTATGACCAGTTCCTGCGTGCTGGCGATATCCATGTGCACTATTTCGGCACCGCCACGCTGTCGTTTGCCGACGGCGTTCAGGCTCGCCCGGGCGATACCTTCGAGGTCAGCCTCGACGCCTTTGGCCAGCCGCTGCGCAATGGTATTGGCGCAGCGGCCGGGCAGGTTCGCCCCGGGGTAGTGAAAAGCCTTTGAGTGTATTGCCGGCCAGTCGACGAAGTCGGGACCGCTGTGCGGTCCATCGCCGGCAAGCCAGCGCCCACAGGGCCCGCGCAAACCTCAAGGGGCTGGGCGCCATGTGCCACCGAGCCCTCTTTCTTTGTTACAGGAGTCAACCATGTCTGGAAGCAACTTCATTGGCGGCCAGCGCAGCGCTGCCGGCAGCGTCCGCCTGCAAAGCTTCGATGCACGCACCGGCGAAGCATTGCCGGTGGTCTTCACCCAGGCCACCCCTGAGGAAGTGGCCGCCGCCGCCCAGGCCGCCGAAGCGGCATTTGCCGAATACAATGCGCTGGCACCAGAGCGCCGCGCGCAGTTTCTGGATGCCATCGCCGACCAGCTGGACGCGCTGGACGATACCTTCGTCGCCACAGTGTGCCGCGAGACTGCGCTGCCGGCTGCGCGCATCCAGGGCGAGCGTGGCCGTACCAGCAACCAGATGCGCCTGTTCGCCAAGGTGCTGCGCCGTGGCGACTACCTGGGGGCGCGTATCGACCGTGCGCAGCCACAGCGCCAGCCACTGCCACGCCCTGACCTGCGCCAGTACCGTACCGGCCTTGGCCCGGTGGCGGTGTTCGGCGCCAGCAACTTCCCATTGGCCTTCTCCACGGCAGGCGGCGACACCGCTGCGGCGCTGGCTGCCGGCTGCCCGGTGGTGGTCAAGGCACACAGCGGCCATATGGCCACTGCAGAGCAGGTAGCAGAAGCTATCGAGCGTGCGGCAGTGGCCACCGGCATGCCTGCCGGGGTGTTCAACATGATCTACGGCGCCGGTGTCGGTGAAGCGCTGGTGCGCCACCCGGCGATCCAGGCGGTCGGCTTCACCGGTTCGCTCAAGGGCGGCCGTGCCCTGTGCGATCTGGCGGCGGCGCGCCCGCAGCCTATCCCGGTGTTTGCCGAAATGAGCAGCATCAACCCGGTGCTGGTGTTGCCCGCGGCGCTGCAGGCCCGCGGCGAGCAGGTGGCCAAGGAACTGGCCGCCTCGGTGGTGCTGGGCTGCGGGCAGTTCTGCACCAACCCCGGGTTGGTGATCGGCATCGCTGGCGCAGCGTTCGACACCTTCGTCACGGCACTGGCTGCGCAAATGGCCGACCAGCCCGCGCAGACCATGCTCAACGCCGGTACCTTGCGCAGCTACACCAGCGGCGTACAGCGCCTGCAGCGCCACCCGGGCGTGCGCCATCTGGCCGGTGCCGAGCAGGTCGGCGACCAGGCCCGGGCACAGCTGTTCCAGGCTGATGTGAGCGTGCTGCTAAGCGGCGACGAGCTGTTGCAGGAAGAGGTTTTCGGGCCTGCCACGGTGGTGGTCGAGGTGGCCGACGAAGCCGAACTGCGCCGCGCGCTGCAAGCCCTGCACGGGCAACTGACCGCCACCCTGATTGCCGAGCCGGAAGACTTCCAGCGCTTTGCCGCGCTGGTGCCGCTGCTGCAGCGCAAGGCCGGCCGCCTGTTGGTCAACGGCTACCCGACTGGCGTCGAGGTGTGTGATGCAATGGTGCATGGCGGCCCTTACCCGGCCACCTCCGATGCCCGGGGTACCTCCGTCGGCACCCTGGCCATCGACCGCTTTCTGCGCCCGGTGTGCTACCAGGACTACCCAGACGCGCTGTTACCCGACGCCCTGAAAAACGCCAACCCGTTGGGCGTGCAGCGCCTGGTCGACGGCCAGCACAGCCGTGACCCGCTGAGCTGACGCCGGGGCTGGCTATGGCTCGAGGGCTGGGGCGTGCAAGGCCTCCAATGCGTCAGGGTGCGCGTAGGAGCGATCAGCTCCTACGTTGCACGCCTCGGCAGTTGGCGCTTTTGGTGCATCGCAGTCAGTCAACCCACCGCCACAGCGGTTCATCCAGCAACCCAACCCCGCGCAGCTGTGTCTGCCCCTGAACCTTCTCCAGCTCCAGTAAGTTGCACCCGTCACAGGCTGACAGCGCCTCAATCAGCGGCGCACTGTGCGACACCACCCAAACCTGGCTCCGCCGCGAAGCACGAACGATCAACCGCGCCAGCGCGGGCAGCAGGTCGGCATGGAGGCTGGTTTCCGGCTCGTTCAGCACCATCAGCGACGGCGGCCGTGGCGTCAGCAGCGCAGCCATCAACAGCAGATACCGCAACGTACCATCCGACAATTCGCTACCGCCCAGTGGGCGCAACAGCCCATGCTGGTGCAGCCGCACGCTGAACAGCCCGCCCGGCGGTGCATCAATCTCCAAGCGGCTACCGGGAAACGCGTCATCCAATGCCGCTACCAGGTCCTCCACCTCACCAATCTCGATAATGGTCTGCAACGCCGAGGCAAGGTTGCGGCCGTCATGGTGCAGCACCGGCGAGCGGGTCCCCAGCTGGGGTTGGCGGCAAGGGGCGTCGCGGTCGATACGGAAATGATCGTAAAAGCGCCAGCTGTTGATGAACGCCCGCAGCTCACCAATCTCCGGCGCCTGCCGTGGCCGGCCCACGATGTTGAAGAAGCTCTCGCAGCTGTCGGCATGTTGATCGAGTACCGTCCAACCATTGCCCTCCCGCGCACGAACCATGGCGTTCTTGCGCTCCACCAGCAAGGACGATGGGCGATAAGCCCCAGCGCCCCAGATGGCTTCGGTCTTGATCTCAGGGTCGAGCATGAAGGCGGTGGGATAGGGCAGGGGTATCGGCAAGCCCAGCGAGATGGCAAAGCCGAAATCTTCGGTGGCGAACCCCAGGCGCAGACGTTTGGCTTCGCTCGGGTGCTGGCCTTGGATGGGCACTTCACCGCGTTTCATGCGTGCACTCATCTCTGGCCCCGCCCACCAGGTCGAATCCAACCCGCCTTCGCGGGCAAGCGCTTCGATCACGCCACCCTGAGCGGTCTCTGCGAGCAGGCGCAGGGCTTTGTACAGATTGGATTTGCCGCTGCCGTTTGCGCCGGTCACCAGGTTGAGTTGGCTCAAGGGCAACACAAGGTGGTTGATGGAGCGGTAGTTGCCGATGGCGAGGGTGGTGAGCATGCGGTGCGTCCCAGGTTTGACTCAAGGCCTGATTGTGGTTGAACTGCACCTGGCTTACTACCTCTTGGGCGAGGTCCTTTCGCGACACAAGGCCGCTCCGGCGAGGGGCGGCGTAGGTCTGCAGGTAGGGGTAGGGTCACGGGGTTTTCATCGTGCCCAGTTCGGCATCGTCGAGCAGGGCTTTGGCCAGGGCGCAGAGGTAGTGCGAGGCCCACAGCAGCTGAGGTTTATCTTCCATCAGGCCGTCGAGGGTCAGGTCGCGGGCGTAGCCCATCAGTTCCGAGGCTTGTTCGCGGGCGCTTTGGCAGGGGATGCCGGGCTCGATGCGAAAGAGGGGGTGGGTCTGGTTTTCGCCTTGGTAGAAGACGGTTTTGCCCACGGTGAATGCGGTGTGTTCGGTGGCCATGGTGTGATCTCCCTGAAGTTGTAACTGCCTGGGCTGGCCCTATCGCCGGCAAGCCGGCTCCCACCTGGACTTGCGCCAACTTTTAGAAATTGGGCAAGACCTGTGCTTCCACAGGCAAAGCGCAAGCCTGAAGAACTGCGCGATCGTGGTGGGAGCCGGCTTGCCGGCGATGGGCTGCGCAGCAGCCCTTGGGTCCGCGTTGCAGCCCAGCCGAACCCCACAGGTTTCACCGTGCGCCTGAGTGGCGTCTACGACTCAGCGGCGGTGCTGTGCAAGGAAGCTAGCCCGTGAAGAAGCCAGGCCAGGCCGATCATGATGAGGATTAATGCAGCGTTTGTGGATCGGCTGGCTTTTGTATTTGTGCCAGTGCTGACTCGAGCAATTTGCGCAGGGCATCAAGTTCGTGCATCGAGGTCATGATCATCACGGATACGGGGGCTTTCGGCTGCATCAACATCGCCTGCTGGGCCACGATCTCGGCGCAGAGCGCGTAGTCGGCAGCCATCATCAGCGTGTCTTCGAGGGAATGGGGATTGTGAGGCGGATCGGGGACGATCTTGAGCATGATGAAACTCCAACGTCGAAGGGTGGAGCTACCACGGTCTTGCTGTCAAACAATGAGGTGGCAGCTGTACGCGGGTTGACAGACCGAGACGTTGGCACTCGGCGCACCAGAGGTGCCCGCACGTACAGCCACCATAAAAGTGTGCACATGTGGACAACGAAGACGGCCTGTCAAAACCGATCGCTGAATTGGCAGCGACGGGCCGAGACTAGAATCCACGTTGGGCATGTGCAACGAAAAACAGGCGGCGGCAGTATCTTTGGGAAATGCCCTACAGGAAAGGGGTTAAATCTGATTTTTTCAGCCGTTCGATGTAACAGCTTGTATCCCGCGGGCAGTCAAAATCCACATAGCAAAAAATGACCAGTGTGGCGAACAGCGGGATACAAACCTTGGGCTGGGTTCGATGAAAACTGGATAGCGCTACCGGCTAATGCCAAGCAGAGCTGGCACCTGTTCCTGGCTGTTCTGTTCGCCTTGGCATAGAGGCGCGCGAACAATAGAGCTCTAACGACTGTGGGTGCGCAGCCATTCATCAGCGACGTCGCCCATGTTGGCTGGAGCCCCGCTCTTTATCCAGGCCATGAAGGTACGGTCGAACTTGAAAGCCTCCCCGCATTCCCTGAGCAGGAACTGCCGAACCTTCTGCGTGTTCCGGTAGCC harbors:
- a CDS encoding DUF6434 domain-containing protein, giving the protein MSFDWHAGPITRATPIDDGYRNTQKVRQFLLRECGEAFKFDRTFMAWIKSGAPANMGDVADEWLRTHSR